A window of Pectobacterium carotovorum genomic DNA:
TATGGGGGGAAACACAGATGCATTTGACGGACGGAATGCGGGAGGGAAAACCGCAGGCCCCTATCGGATAACTGGGGATACGGTCAAAATTGATTGGGAGTTGGATATGACCGAGGAACAGGAAAAAGCAGGGTTTCAATTCGAAAAACATACGACCACTTTGCCGATGCCAAAGCGTGAGAAGGGACAAGATGATTTCTGCGTACTGTTCTTGCCAGATAACAAGCCGATGATACGTTGGACCTATCGCTGTCACCTTGATATGCAGGATGTAATAGACACTTATCGGACGAGGAAATTGTGATGGTGGATTGGGATGATATGGAATGTCGCGTTGCGCGTGAGGAAAGCCGTTATCAGGCAGGTATAGGCACTTGTTCACTGGCGTTACAGGTAGGTTTCTTCTTTGATGGTCTGAAGCGAAATATCAATGTGGATGAAGATAGCCAGCGTCTGACTAATGTAGGGCGCTTGTTTCGTGCTCATCCAGAAAGAAGAACGTCGGAGATTGGTTCGTCATATGTTTATTCTGCGGTCTACGTTCCAGGATTAGGCACCCCACTTGATGATACAGCCACTGAGCGCTTACATAGCATTATGGATGCCAGACAGAAGGCACTGCCCGAGGATTATACCGATGCGCTGGTTGAACAGGGGAAAGAAACGGCGGTAGATACCGTTAAAGGTGTTTTTAAAGGCGACTGGAGTCAGGTGCTCTCCAATAAGCTGGACGACCTTCGGACCATGAAGAGTGGCCTCGACGCAGCAGCGTCCGCTGCCAAAACGGCGGCAACCCGCGCCCTGCTCGAAGCTGCCGAACCTATTCGTGATAATCCGATCGTGGCTGAGTTGCTCATGACCGGCGTCGATGCGCGGGTGGATTCAGCAAAGAACCAATTCAAGCTAAACGTGGCTGATGTAAAAAAAATTAATCAACTGCCCATCAAATTGATCCAGATTTCGGTGTTCGGTGCCGATCTGGGAGCCGCGTTGGCCCGGCGTTTTATCGACGAGTTATTGGAGTCGGTCTGCACCAAAGTAGGGAACGAGTATCGCTACGAAGACAGTAAAGTCGAGGTCATTTTTGCTGGCCTGTTCGACTGCACGCGCCGCAGCTCGCTGGACATGGGGGATACCGTGGCAACCGTCTCTGATGGGGCCGGACTGGTTGCCCGGCACCCTGTTGTTGGCATGATCACCACGGCTTTTGGCGCGAAAGTGATTGCGTTTGATAAACCCCTTCATCCCGCGGTAAAAAGTGCCTTGCACCTGATAGCGGCACATGAACGACGAGAATCCCGTCCTCTGTTACCTCTGGGGCCGCTCAAATCAGGCTGGCGTGAAGTGCTCTGCCCCGGCATCAGTGAAGATGTGACGGGAGGACTGCTCCCCAACGAGCAGCGCACCAGCGCCGAGCTGTGTCGGGTGCCGCTGCGACAGATGTTCGAAACGGCGCGCAGGGCGCAGGTGCCTTTTCCTAATTTCCGAACTTTACAGAAGACATCACGTAGAGTCTCCAGCTACTTCATCATGCAGGATAGTCGGCTGGGCTACTCCGCGAAGGCATACAGTGAGTTCTACAGCAAATGGGTGGGGAAAACGTCCCCCACCCCGGAAGCGTTCGAACTGCACATGATCCACTATTGCGTCTGGCTAGGGGAAAAACTGCATGATTACAAGATACTTTTCAAAAACGCGACAGGAAGCGAACGGGATAAACTCAACGAGCAGTGGGGCTGGCTGAAGCAGGTCGAGTACGATGCAGATAATGTTCGGAGAAGCCGGGGGCTACGCCGGCAGATGTACCAAGGGGCCGATTTGGTGAAGTTCTTTAATGAAACTAAACGAGTGCCGCATGAGGCAGATATTTTCTTCAATTATTTTATGCACGACTTCGCATCAGAGGAACTCCGGTTCGCTACGTTGAACGATCAGGCGGGTACGATGTTGAGGAACAATAACTTCTTCGTCCCACGCGGAATCGAGGTATTAACTGCTGATGACGAGGCCACAGCATGAGCGCGGCAAGCGGTTTGGCGAGAGCAATCTCGGGGCTGATCACGGCGATATGGCAGATCTTGCCGCGCTGGGGGCGGTGGACGGCAAGCATTCTGCTGGTGCTCTGGCTGGTCTGGACGTTCCTGATTCAGGAACGGCATGGCGGGGCGTCAATCGTTGTCCATTCGGTGATCGATCGTCCCATTAGTTACGTTTATGTCAACGGTAATATGGGTAGCAATACCTTTGCGTTTGATGGATTTCATGCCGGGGGAGGAGGAAGTGCTGGCCCCTATCGGATAGACGGAGATACGGTCAAAATAGATTGGCTACTAAGCGCCACTCTAAAGCAACAAGAAGAACAGGGATTTCAGCCTGAGAAACATACTATCACCTTACCTATGCCTAAACGAGAGAAAGGTCAGAATGGTTTCTGTGTGCTGATGTTACCTGATAATAAACCGATGGTAAGGTGGGCTGAAAGCTGTGCCGTTGAAATGGATAGTATCGTCGATACCTATAGAACAAGGAGATAAATAAAGTGGATTGGGATGATATGGAATGTCGTGTTGCGCGTGAAGAGAGTCGTCATCAGGCAGGGATAGGTACTTGCTCACTAGCGTTACAGATAGGCTTCTTCTTTGATGGTCTGAAACGAAATATCAATGTGGATGAAGAGAGCCAGCGTCTGACTAATGTAGGGCGCTTGTTTCGATCTCATCCTTTAGAGATTAAAGCCAGCCTCACATCCTCGTACGCTTACGCTAAAGTTTATATTCCTGGTTTAGGTACAACCCTTGACGATACGCCGTCCGAAAGGCTGGACAGCATTATGGACGCCAGACAGAAGGCGCTGCCAGAGGATTATGCCGATGCGCTGGTTGAACAGGGTAAAGAAGCGGCGGTAGATACGGTCAAGGGGGCTTTCAAAGGCGACTGGAGTCAGGTGCTCTCCAATAAACTGGACGACCTGCGCACCATGAAGAGTGGCCTCGACGCCGCCACGTCCGCTGCCAAAACGGCGGCGACCCGTGCTCTGCTCGAAGCTGCTGAACCTATCCGAGATAACCCGATAGTGGCTGAGTTGATGATGACCGGCGTCGATGCGCGGGTGGATTCAGCAAAGAACCAATTCACGTTGAACGTGGCGGATGTAAAAAAAATTAATCAACTGCCCATCAAGCTAATCCAAGTTTCCGTTTTTGGTGCCGATCTGGGAGCGGCGTTAGCCCGACGCTTTATCGACGAGTTAATGGAGTCGGTCTGCACCAAAGTAGGGAACGAATACCGTTATGAGGACAGTAAAGTTGAGGTCATTTTTGCTGGCCTGTTCGACTGCACGCGCCGCAGCTCGTTGGACATGGGGGATACGGTGGCAACCGTCTCTGACGGGGCGGGACTGGTTGCTCGGCACCCTATTGTTGGGCTTATCACCACGGCTTTTGGCGCGAAAGTGATTGCGTTCGATAAACCCCTTCATCCGGCGGTAAAAAATGCCTTGCACCTGATAGCGGCACATGAACGACGAGAATCCCGTCCTCTGTTGCCGTTGGGGCCGCTCAAATCAGGCTGGCGTGAAGTGCTTTGCCCCGGCATCAGTGAAGACGTGACGGGCGGGTTGCTACCCAACGAACAGCGCCCCAGCGCCGAGCTGTGTCGGGTGCCGTTGCGACAGATGTTCGAAACGGCGCGCAGGGCGCAGGTGCCTTTTCCCAACTTTAAAACGCTTAATCAGAAAGACCCCTACGTGGCAAGCTACTTCATCATGCAGGACAGCCGGCTGGGCTACTCGGCGAAGGCATACAGTGAATTCTACAGCAAATGGGTGGGGCAAATGAACCCGACCCCGGAAGCGTTCGAACTGCACATGATCCACTATTGTGTTTGGCTGGGGGAAAAACTGCATGATTACAAGATACTTTTCAAAAACGCGACAGGAAGTGAACGGGATAAACTCAACACGCAGTGGGGCTGGCTGAAGCAGGTCGAGTACGATGCGGATAATGTGCGAAGAAGCCGGGGGCTGCGCCGGCAGATGTATCAGGGAGCCAATTTGGTGAAATTTTTTGATGAAACTAAGCGGGTGCCGCATGCGGCGGATATTTTCTTCAATTATTTTATGCACGACTTCGCATCAGAGGAACTCAAGTTCGCTACGCTGAACGATCAGGCGGGTACGATGTTGAGGAACAATAATTTCTTCGTCCCACGCGGAATCGAGGTATTAACTGCTGATGACAAGGCCACAGTATGAGTGCGGCAACTGGTTTGACGAGAGCAATCTCGGGGCTGATCACGGCGATATGGCAGATCTTGCCGCGCTGGGGGCGGTGGGTGGCAAGCATTCTGCTGGTGCTTTGGCTGGTCTGGACGTTCCTGATTCAGGAACGGCATGGCGGAGCGTCAATCGTTGTCCATTCGGTGATCGACCGCCCCATTAGCTATGTGTATGTCAATGGCAATATGGGAGGGAATACCGACGCATTTGATGGGCTTAATACGGGAGGCAGTTCTGCGGGACCTTATCGGATAGAGGGAGATACAGTTAAGATAAAATGGGAACTGGCGATGACCCGCCGACAATATGACGAATTGGGCTATCGCCCTGAGATTCATACAGTTATTTTACCAATGCCTAAGAGAGAAAAAGGACAAGATAATTTCTATGTGCTGTTTCTGCCGGATAACCAGGTGATGGTGCGCTGGGTTGGGTGGGGTATTCCTGGTATGAAAGATGTGATTGATACTTATCGAACAAGGAAGTAAAGATGGTTGACTGGGATGATCTTGAATGTCGCGTTGCGCGTGAAGAAAGCCGTCATCAGGCAGGAATAGGCACTTGCTCACTGGCGTTACAGATAGGCTTCTTCTTTGATGGTCTGAAGCGAAATATTAATGTGGATGAAGACAGCCAGCGTCTGACTAACATAGGCCGTTTGTTTCGTGCCCACTCTCTAAAAATAAAAGCAGACCTTACTTCTTCATACACGTATGCCAAAGTTTATATTCCTGGTTTAGCTACCCCCCTTGACGATACGCCATCCGAGAGACTGGACAGCATTCTGGACGCCAGACAGAAAGCGCTGCCTGAGGACTATGCCGATGCACTGGTTGAACAGGGGAAAGAAACGGCGGTCGATACTGTCAAGGGTGTTTTCAAGGGGGACTGGAGTCAGGTTCTCTCCAATAAGCTAGATGACCTGCGGACCATGAAGAGCGGCCTCGATGCCGTAGCGTCCACTGCCAAAAAGGCGGTGACCCGCGCGCTGCTCGAAGCCGCCGAGCCGATTCGAGATAACCCGATCGTGGCGGAGTTGATGATGACTGGGGTTGATGCTCGGGTAGATTTGGCTAAAAACAAGTTCAAAGAAAGCATTGCACTGAGTAAAAAGGAGAACCAACTGCCCATCAAACTAATCCAGATCTCGGTGTTTGGTGCCGATCTGGGGGCGGCGTTAGCACGGCGCTTTATCGACGAATTGCTGGAAACACTCTGTACCAAAGTGGGAAACGAATACCGCTACGAAGACAGCAAGGTTGAGGTCATCTTTGCTGGCCTGTTCGACTGCACACGCCGCAGCTCGCTGGACATGGGGGATACCGTGGCAACCGTCTCTGACGGGGCAGGGCTCGTTGCCCGGCACCCTGTTGTTGGCATGATCACCACGGCTTTTGGTGCGAAAGTGATTGCATTCGATAAACCGCTTCATCCCGCAGTCAAAAGCGCCTTACACCTGATAGCGGCCCATGAACGACGAGAATACCGTCCTCTGTTGCCTTTGGGGCCGCTCCGGTCCGGCTGGCGTGAGGTGCTATGCCCCGGCATCAGTGAAGACGTGACGGGAGGACTGTTACCCAACGAACAGCGCCCCAGTGCCGAGCTGTGCCGGGTGCCGTTGCGACAAATGCTTGAAACCGCGCGTAGGGCGCAGGTGCCTTTTCCCAATTTTCTCACTCTTGATGCTAAAAACCCACGAGTAGCCCAATATTTCATCATGCAGGATAGCCGGCTGGGCTACTCGGCGAAGGCATACAGTGAGTTCTACAGCAAATGGGTGGGGCAAATGAACCCGACCCCGGAAGCGTTCGAACTGCACATGATCCACTACTGCGTTTGGCTGGGGGAAAAATTGCATGATTACAAACTACTCCGCCAAAACGTGAGTGGAAGTGAGCGGGATAAACTCAACGCGCAGTGGGGCTGGTTGATACAGGTCGGGCGCGATGCGGAGAACGTGTTGAGAAGCCGGGGGCTGCGCCGGCAGATGTATCAGGGAGCCAATTTGGTGAAGTTTTTTGATGAAACTAAGCGGGTGCCGCATGCGGCGGATATTTTCTTCAATTATTTTATGCACGACTTCGCATCAGAGGAACTCCGGTTCGCTACGCTGAACGATCAGGCGGGTACGATGTTGAGGAACAATAACTTCTTCGTCCCACGCGGAATCGAGGTATTAACTGCTGATGACGAGGCCGCAGCATGATCGTTGCAGCAAGCCTGACTATTCAACTAAAAGGACTAAAAAATGGGTAACGCCGTTAAAGTAGGCGATAGCGACACCGGGCAGGGGAGCCATCCACCTACGCCTGTCGCTTCAGGATCATCAACGGTTAAGGTTGACGGCCTACCGTTGGCCCGACAAGGCGATCCGCTGGCTTCTCACGGCCATGACCGGAGCATTAGCAGCGGTTCATCCAGCGTACTCGTTGATGGTAAACCCGCGGCGCGAACGGGTGATGCAGTGAGCTGCGGTGGCGTGTTGATTGGTGGAGGAACGGTCACCATTGGGTGATGGCTTCGCCGCGTCCGTGCGGCGTATCCTGAGGCTCTTGGAAATTTTTGGGTTTGTTATAAATTCAACGCCTTCTGGAATATCCCGTCTTTCACTTCCTGTGGCGTGACCACGCCGGTGTCGAGTACCCAGCCGCTGATTAAGGCGGCGGGGGTGACGTCGAATGCTGGGTTGTAGACGGCGGCGTTCTGCGGTGCCCACTGGCAGTGGCCGAAGCTGCCGGAAACGCCGGTGACTTCGGCGGCGGCACGCTGTTCGATAGGGATGGCTCGACCGTCTGGGCACACGGGATCGTGCGTGGTGTGCGGTGCCGCGACGTAAAACGGAATCTGGTGATAGTGCGCCAGTACCGCGAGGCTGTAAGTGCCGATCTTATTGGCAACGTCGCCATTAGCCGCAATGCGGTCTGCACCGACCCAAATTGCATCGACCTGACCCTGCGCCATCAGGCTGGCGGCCATCGAATCACAAATCAGTTGATAAGGGATGCTCAGCTCGCCCAGCTCCCAGGCCGTGAGGCGTCCGCCCTGCAATAGCGGTCGAGTTTCATCGACCCACACCTGCGCGACTTTCCCCTGCTGATGTGCGCGCAGCAGCACGCCGATAGCGGTGCCGATGCCTGCCGTTGCCAGCCCGCCGGTGTTGCAGTGGGTCAGTAAGCGGCTGTTGGGTTTTACCAGCGCAGCGCCGCGATCGGCAATGCGCTCACACAGAGCGCGATCTTCTTCTACCAGGCGCAGGGCTTCCTGCACCAGTGCATCGACAAACTGCGGCTGTGCCAACGCCAGCTTCATGCGATCCAGATTGTTCATCAGGTTCACCGCGGTAGGACGCGATGCCCGCAGCGTCTCCAGCGCCTGCGCCAGTTCGGCTTGTGATAACCCTTTCTCGGCCAGCAGCGCGAGTAGCAGGCTGGCGGACAGGCCAATCAGTGGTGCGCCACGTACTCGCAGCGTCTGAATATGCTCAACCAGTGACGCGACATCCGGACACGGGCTCCAGCGTTTTTCTTGCGGTAGCGCCTGTTGATCGAGGATCCACAGTTGGTTATCAACGATTTTCAGGCTGGTTGTGTTAAGTGTCTGCATAGGTCGTTAAATCCATGTTGCATCGATATTCTTATTCTGCCAAGATGCCTGATAGATGTATAGACGTCCGAACGTTTTTATGTCCATATATTTATTTCAAAAATAGTTTTAATTTAAGAACAGTTTTGATTTCAGAATAGCGAGGAGTTGGAATGTCACTTTACCGCACTTTTACGGCGGATGACGCTGTTGAATATGCCCGCCAGTACGGTGGTGTCAGTCAGCCGCAAACGCTGGTAGCCGCAGAAGAGATCGGCGATGGCAATCTGAATCTGGTGTTTAAAATTAAAGACGAAGCGGGCGTCAGTCGGGTAATCGTTAAACAGGCGCTGCCCTACGTGCGCTGTGTCGGGGAATCCTGGCCGCTGACGCTTGACCGCGCCCGCATTGAAGCCGAAACGTTGCTGACGCATGCGCGTTTTTGTCCGCAGCATACCGTGACCGTGTTATATCACGATCCCGAACTGGCGGTGATGGTGCAGGAAGATCTCTCCGATCATCGTATCTGGCGTAGCGAGTTGGTTAACGGCGCGGATTATCCTCAGGCGGCGGCACAGCTGGGGGAATATCTGGCGCAGACGTTATTCCATACCTCTGATTTCTATCAGCACCCGCATGAGAAGAAAGCGGCGGTAAGCCAGTTCACTAACCCTGAACTGTGTCAGATTACCGAAGATCTTTTCTTTACCGACCCCTATATCGATCACGAAAGAAACCAATTTGATGCTGCGCTGACGCCGGATGTACACGCATTGCGTGAGGACCGAGCGTTGAAGCTGGCGGTTGCTGGGCTGAAACACCGCTTCCTGAGCAAAGCCGAGGCGCTGCTGCACGGTGACATTCACAGTGGATCGATCTTTGTGGCAGAAGGGCGCTTAAAGGCGATTGATGCTGAATTCGGTTTCTACGGGCCGATCGGCTTTGATGCTGGCACCGCAATCGGCAATCTGCTGCTGAATTATTGCGGTCTACCGGGGCTACTCGCACCGCGCGAGGCGGCGGCTGGACGCGAACGACGTTTGGAAGATATTCGTACGCTGTGGCAGACCTTTTCCGCCCGTTTTCTGGCATTGAGCGAAAGCGAAAGCCGCGATCCTGCGCTGGCGGAATCGGGTTATGCCACGCTGTTTTTACAACAGGTGTGGCTGGATGCCGTTGGCTACTGCGGCACCGAATTGATTCGCCGCACGATTGGGCTGGCGCACGTCGCCGATCTGGACAGTATTCAGGAGACGGAAGCGCGTTTAGCGTGCCAGCGACATGCTATTGCGCTGGGCAGAACGTTAGTGCTGGCGGCTCCGCATATTGCTGATGTGGGTGCGCTGCTGGCGCGTGTGCGACAGAGCGGCGCCTGACTCGTTGATAACCGCTCCCGTCAATGAACCTGATGGGAGCGGCAAACCGATTATTTCTTCCCTTTATTCATCATGGCCTGCAAATTCGCGAAAGGATTATGGGTGGCAACACCGACATCCTTCTGTGCATCTTCGCCTGCAACGACGGTCGAACCGTACATATCCGCATCGGTATATTTCGAATGCTCATGGTCGTGGCAGTAGAGGCACAGCATTTCCCAATTACTGCCATCTTCTGGGTTATTGCTGTGATCGTGATCGATGTGGTGAACGGTTAATTCACGCAGGTTGGAATAGACGAATTCGCGTGAACAGCGACCACATACCCACGGGAAAAGTTTGAGCGCTTTTTCGCGGTAGCCGCTTTCAAGTCTGGCATAGTTCTTGGGGATGTAAGCCATGTGTCAGGTTTCATTCAGAAGAAAAGATGGCGTAGATTTTACAACTGATGTGCCTTTAAAGGAAAGAACAGGCATCAATATTGATAGTGAACAAAGGCCGTTGAGCGGTAGTAACGGATAGATCGTAAAGTCGCTGTAAACACGTCCCTGTGCGCTCGGCTTGCGCCATCCCTGGCGCAAACGCTTTACTCTTCTATTCCGTTACTACCGTTTTCGTTCTGCCAATAGGTTTGTTAACGGTCTGAGGCCAGCATAACCGGCCTGATTCTAGCTTCTATTTATGCTGCTTCGGTTTTTCTTTCCGGCTGCGTTACGGGCGTAGGCTTGTTGGCGGCCAGCGCGTTGAACGCAAAGTCATCGACGTTGATTGAGCGTAAGCGACTGGCTTCCGCTTTGGTCAGAATACCCGCTTCTTCTGCGGTAATCTGACCTTCGATCAGCGCCTGTTCTGCCAACTGATCCAATCGCATGAACGGCAGCGGTTTGTCGCTAGCCTTCGACAGGCGTTGGTAAATCGGCTCGGCGGCGATGATATCCAGCAGCGCCTCTTCCAACAGCCCCACAGGGTTGTGCTCACTGGCAACCAAATATTGGCCGCGTCCCAGACGGCTGCGCGTTTCCGATGGTGTTTGCAGAATCTTCGCGACCTCATGGTCGAGGCGGTCAGACGGCGCAGCGCAGCGCAGACCTAGCGGGAAGATAATAAAGGTCAGCAGCCCCGCTACAGCACGATTCGGGAAGTTACGCAGCAGATCGTCCAGCGCCTGCTCGGCCTGATGCAGGCTGTCCTGAACGCCCCAGTGCACCAGCGGTAAATCTGCTTTCTGACGCCCTTCATCCTCATAGCGTTTCAGCGTCGCGGAAGCTAAATAAAGCTGGCTGAGAATATCCCCGAGACGCGCGGAGATACGCTCACGACGTTTCAGGCTACCGCCCAATACCGCCATCGACACATCCGCCAGCAGCGCCAGGTTCGCGCTGAGTCGGTTGAGCTGCTGATAGTAGCGACGTGTTTTGTCATTGACTGGTGCACTGCTCAGGCGGCCGTTGGTCAACCCAAGCCAGAAGCTGCGCACTTTGTTGCTGCCAACGTGGCCGATGTGACCCACCAGCGCACGGTCAAAGCGTGATACGTCGTTATCCTGCGCGGCTGCCATCTCTTCCAGCACATAAGGGTGACAGCGGATGGCACCTTGCCCGAAGATGATCATACTGCGCGTCAGGATATTCGCCCCTTCCACGGTGATCGCAATCGGTGCGCCTTGATAGCTGCGCGCCAGGAAGTTGGACGGGCCAAGACAGATGCCTTTACCGCCGGCGATATCCATCGCATCCAGTACGCTGCGCTGACCGCGGTGGGTACAGTGATATTTGACGATAGCGGAGAGCACCGCCGGTTTTTCACCCTGCATGATACCGCTGGTAATCAGCGTCGCAGCGGCGTCCATCACGTAAGCGTTACCCGCAATGCGTGCCAGCGGTTCTTCGATGCCTTCCATCTTACCGATGGAGATTTTGAACTGGCGGCGAATGTGGGCGTAAGCACCGATACCGAGGGCAATCGACTTCAGTCCGCCGGTAGAGTTGGACGGTAGCGTAATGCCGCGCCCGACTGACAGGCACTCCATCAGCATACGCCAGCCCTGACCTGCCATCTTCGCGCCGCCGATGATGTAATCCAGCGGAACAAAAATATTCTCACCCTGCGTTGGTCCGTTCTGGAACGGCACGTTCAGCGGGAAATGGCGACGGCCGATTTTAACGCCGTCGGTATCCGTCGGAATCAACGCACAGGTAATGCCTACGTCATCTTGATCGCCTAACAGATGGTCGGGATCGTACAGCTTAAAGGCCAGCCCCAGCACGGTGGCGACAGGGGCGAGTGTGATATAGCGTTTATTCCAGGTCAGGCGCATGCCCACGACCTGTTCGCCGTGCCAGTTGCCGTAGCAGACTATGCCGGTATCGGGAATCGAGCCCGCATCGGAACCCGCTTCCGGGCTGGTCAGCGCAAAGCAGGGGACTTCCTGACCGCGTGCCAGACGTGGCAGGTAGTGATCTTTTTGCGCTTCCGTACCGTAATGTTGCAGCAGTTCACCGGGGCCGAGTGAGTTAGGCACGCCGACGGTGATCGCCACAATGCTGGAAACGCCCGCCAGTTTTTGCAGCACCTGTGCCTGTGCATAGGCAGAGAATTCCAGCCCGCCATATTGCTTCTTGATGATCATGGCAAAGAAGCGGTGTTCTTTTAAAAATTCCCACAGTTCTGGCGGAATATCGGCGCGTTCGTGGGTGATTTCAAAGTCGTTTGCCATTCGGCAGGCTTCAGCAACCGGCCCGTCAATAAAGGCCTGCTCTTCGGCGGTCAACTGTGGACGTGGATAGTTATGCAGCTTTTTCCAGTCCGGCGCGCCGCGGAACAGGTCGCCTTCCCACCAGGTTGTCCCAGCATCAATCGCTTCTTTCTCCGTGTTCGACATCGGCGGCATGACCTTCTGGAACATGCGCAGCGCGGAAGCAGAAACCAGCTTTTGGCGCAGGGCGGGAACCGTAATCGGAACCAGCAGAACCACGAGCGGAATCATTAACCAGACGGGCCACAGCAACATGGCGGACATGGCCGCGAAGTAGGCCAGTAGGATGGCACTGCCGAGCAGCAGATTGAGCCGATGATAAAACATCGCTCCGATGATAATCAGTAGGAGGAGGATACTGACAGCAACCATAACGTGTCTCCAGCATTGTGATCGAATTGAGGGTTTTCAGCTTTCCACCGAGCGTTGTGTGGCAGTAGAAAGCGAGAACCGTGTCATCAGTGAAATAAGGCGTAGTAGGTCAATATCATAAGAGGTCTGACCTGTTGCTTATATTCGTTGTAGTTTATCTGATTATTTTTATCAATTCGTTTACATCATAATTACAACTCACTTCACAAACCGAGCGGCAGTCGTGCGTTTTCTGATGGGCATCA
This region includes:
- a CDS encoding S-methyl-5-thioribose kinase, translating into MSLYRTFTADDAVEYARQYGGVSQPQTLVAAEEIGDGNLNLVFKIKDEAGVSRVIVKQALPYVRCVGESWPLTLDRARIEAETLLTHARFCPQHTVTVLYHDPELAVMVQEDLSDHRIWRSELVNGADYPQAAAQLGEYLAQTLFHTSDFYQHPHEKKAAVSQFTNPELCQITEDLFFTDPYIDHERNQFDAALTPDVHALREDRALKLAVAGLKHRFLSKAEALLHGDIHSGSIFVAEGRLKAIDAEFGFYGPIGFDAGTAIGNLLLNYCGLPGLLAPREAAAGRERRLEDIRTLWQTFSARFLALSESESRDPALAESGYATLFLQQVWLDAVGYCGTELIRRTIGLAHVADLDSIQETEARLACQRHAIALGRTLVLAAPHIADVGALLARVRQSGA
- a CDS encoding DUF2235 domain-containing protein; the protein is MVDWDDMECRVAREESRYQAGIGTCSLALQVGFFFDGLKRNINVDEDSQRLTNVGRLFRAHPERRTSEIGSSYVYSAVYVPGLGTPLDDTATERLHSIMDARQKALPEDYTDALVEQGKETAVDTVKGVFKGDWSQVLSNKLDDLRTMKSGLDAAASAAKTAATRALLEAAEPIRDNPIVAELLMTGVDARVDSAKNQFKLNVADVKKINQLPIKLIQISVFGADLGAALARRFIDELLESVCTKVGNEYRYEDSKVEVIFAGLFDCTRRSSLDMGDTVATVSDGAGLVARHPVVGMITTAFGAKVIAFDKPLHPAVKSALHLIAAHERRESRPLLPLGPLKSGWREVLCPGISEDVTGGLLPNEQRTSAELCRVPLRQMFETARRAQVPFPNFRTLQKTSRRVSSYFIMQDSRLGYSAKAYSEFYSKWVGKTSPTPEAFELHMIHYCVWLGEKLHDYKILFKNATGSERDKLNEQWGWLKQVEYDADNVRRSRGLRRQMYQGADLVKFFNETKRVPHEADIFFNYFMHDFASEELRFATLNDQAGTMLRNNNFFVPRGIEVLTADDEATA
- a CDS encoding DUF2235 domain-containing protein; translated protein: MVDWDDLECRVAREESRHQAGIGTCSLALQIGFFFDGLKRNINVDEDSQRLTNIGRLFRAHSLKIKADLTSSYTYAKVYIPGLATPLDDTPSERLDSILDARQKALPEDYADALVEQGKETAVDTVKGVFKGDWSQVLSNKLDDLRTMKSGLDAVASTAKKAVTRALLEAAEPIRDNPIVAELMMTGVDARVDLAKNKFKESIALSKKENQLPIKLIQISVFGADLGAALARRFIDELLETLCTKVGNEYRYEDSKVEVIFAGLFDCTRRSSLDMGDTVATVSDGAGLVARHPVVGMITTAFGAKVIAFDKPLHPAVKSALHLIAAHERREYRPLLPLGPLRSGWREVLCPGISEDVTGGLLPNEQRPSAELCRVPLRQMLETARRAQVPFPNFLTLDAKNPRVAQYFIMQDSRLGYSAKAYSEFYSKWVGQMNPTPEAFELHMIHYCVWLGEKLHDYKLLRQNVSGSERDKLNAQWGWLIQVGRDAENVLRSRGLRRQMYQGANLVKFFDETKRVPHAADIFFNYFMHDFASEELRFATLNDQAGTMLRNNNFFVPRGIEVLTADDEAAA
- a CDS encoding HNH nuclease family protein, giving the protein MAYIPKNYARLESGYREKALKLFPWVCGRCSREFVYSNLRELTVHHIDHDHSNNPEDGSNWEMLCLYCHDHEHSKYTDADMYGSTVVAGEDAQKDVGVATHNPFANLQAMMNKGKK
- a CDS encoding type VI secretion system PAAR protein — protein: MGNAVKVGDSDTGQGSHPPTPVASGSSTVKVDGLPLARQGDPLASHGHDRSISSGSSSVLVDGKPAARTGDAVSCGGVLIGGGTVTIG
- the mtnA gene encoding S-methyl-5-thioribose-1-phosphate isomerase — translated: MQTLNTTSLKIVDNQLWILDQQALPQEKRWSPCPDVASLVEHIQTLRVRGAPLIGLSASLLLALLAEKGLSQAELAQALETLRASRPTAVNLMNNLDRMKLALAQPQFVDALVQEALRLVEEDRALCERIADRGAALVKPNSRLLTHCNTGGLATAGIGTAIGVLLRAHQQGKVAQVWVDETRPLLQGGRLTAWELGELSIPYQLICDSMAASLMAQGQVDAIWVGADRIAANGDVANKIGTYSLAVLAHYHQIPFYVAAPHTTHDPVCPDGRAIPIEQRAAAEVTGVSGSFGHCQWAPQNAAVYNPAFDVTPAALISGWVLDTGVVTPQEVKDGIFQKALNL
- a CDS encoding DUF2235 domain-containing protein, whose translation is MECRVAREESRHQAGIGTCSLALQIGFFFDGLKRNINVDEESQRLTNVGRLFRSHPLEIKASLTSSYAYAKVYIPGLGTTLDDTPSERLDSIMDARQKALPEDYADALVEQGKEAAVDTVKGAFKGDWSQVLSNKLDDLRTMKSGLDAATSAAKTAATRALLEAAEPIRDNPIVAELMMTGVDARVDSAKNQFTLNVADVKKINQLPIKLIQVSVFGADLGAALARRFIDELMESVCTKVGNEYRYEDSKVEVIFAGLFDCTRRSSLDMGDTVATVSDGAGLVARHPIVGLITTAFGAKVIAFDKPLHPAVKNALHLIAAHERRESRPLLPLGPLKSGWREVLCPGISEDVTGGLLPNEQRPSAELCRVPLRQMFETARRAQVPFPNFKTLNQKDPYVASYFIMQDSRLGYSAKAYSEFYSKWVGQMNPTPEAFELHMIHYCVWLGEKLHDYKILFKNATGSERDKLNTQWGWLKQVEYDADNVRRSRGLRRQMYQGANLVKFFDETKRVPHAADIFFNYFMHDFASEELKFATLNDQAGTMLRNNNFFVPRGIEVLTADDKATV